Below is a window of Frigoribacterium sp. SL97 DNA.
GACGCCCACGAGTGCCCGGTCGACGGTCTCGGCGTCACGCACGTCGCCGTGCACGAAGTCGACGCGCGGGTCGACGTTCGGCTCGCCGCCGTGCACGTCGGCCCGCAGGGAGTCGAGCACGCGCACGCGCCAGCCGCGGTCGAGCGCGAGGTCGACGATCGCCGACCCGATGAAGCCGGCCCCACCGGTGACGAGCAGCAGGCCCGGGCCGTCGGTGGACGAGGAGGCGCCGGTCGCGCTCACCGCGCGGCCTTCCGATCCGAGACGGGCCGGGCGAGCACCTCGGCCACCGCCCCGGGCGGCATGAGCTCGCGGGGCGAGTAGTCGTCGGGCATCGCGGCGACGATCGACTCGATGGCCGCGACGATGCGCGGTTGGGCGGCCGCGAGCCGTTCGAAGACGAGCGAGGCGCTCACGGCGTCGGCGTCGGGTGCGTCGCCCTCGGCCGGGGCCAGGCCGGCGTCGCTGTCGGTCACGTACGAGAGGTTGACGGCTCCCATGCCGAGTTCGAGGGTGAGCGGGATCTCGGGGTACATCGTCATGTTGACCGTGTGCGCGCCCGCGGCCCGGAACCACAGCGACTCGGCCCGGGTCGAGAACCGCGGCCCCTGGATCACCACGCAGGTGCCGGTCGGGGAGAACGGCTCACCCTGCGCCTCGAGGGCCGCGATCGCGGCGGCCCGGAGCACGGGGTCGAACGGGTCGGCGGCGATCAGGTGCTGAACCTGCCCCTCGACGTCGAAGAACGTGTCGCGTCGTCCCCAGGTGCGGTCGATGAACTGGTCGGTCACGACCATGGTGCCGGGGGCGACGTCGGGGCTGACCCCGCCGACCGCCGACGACGACACGATGGCCTTCGCGCCGAGCGACGCCAGTGCCCACACGTTCGCCCGGTAGTCGATCAGGTGCGGTGCCACCGCGTGGCCCGCGCCGTGCCGGGTGAGGAAGGCCACGCGCTTGCCGCCCAACTCGCCGATCGTCACCTCGCTCGAGGTCGGGCCGTAGGGCGTCTCGACGACGTGCCGGGTCGCCTCGCCCTCGGCGAAGAGCGAGTACAGCCCCGATCCGCCGATGACGGCGACGTCGACGGGCGGCGGCCCCGAGGAGGCGCGGGTGGGCTGGGGGACGTCGGGCTCGGTCGCGGGGTCGGTCACCCCCGATACGCTACTGACGATCGCCCGAGAGGAACCGCGTGCGCACCATCGAGACCCACCTCGCCGAGGTCACGGCCGTCGTCGAGGCGGCCGTGCGGGCCCGTCCGGTCGACGCGTTGGTGGTGAGCCCCGAGGCGCTCGCCTCGCGCTCCGACCGGTACCGCGACCGCGTCCTCGCCGCCGACGTCGTCGCCCCGATCGACCTGCCGCCCTTCGCCAACTCGCAGATGGACGGCTACGCCGTCTCGACCGCCGGGCTCGACCCGGACGCGCCCACCAGCCTCCGGGTCGCCGCGCGCATCCCCGCCGGGCGGGCCGCCCCCGACCTGGTCTCCGGCGCCGCGGCCCCGATCATGACCGGCGCGGCCGTCCCCGCCGGTGCCGACGCGATCGTGCCCATCGAGAAGGTCTCGCCGGACGCCTTCCCTCCCGTGGGCGTCGAGGCCGTCGTCGAGGTGCCGTCGGGCGTCGCCGCCGGGGCCTTCGTCCGCGCCGCGGGCAGCGACGTCGCCGCGGGCTCCGTGCTCTTCGCGGCCGGGACGCGACTGACGCCCGCGCGGTGGGGCGTGCTCGCCGCCTCCGGGATCGACGCGGTCGAGGTACGGAGCCGCCCGCGCCTCCTGCTGGTGTCGACCGGCGAAGAGCTCGCCGCACCCGGTGCCCCGCTCGGGCCCGGCCAGATCCACGACGCAAACGGCGTCGCCCTGGCCGCGGCGCTCGCCGAGGTCGGCGTCGTCGTCACCTCCGCCCGGGTGACCGACGACGCGGCCGCCCTGCTCGCCGTCGTCGCCCGCCACGCCGACGAGGTCGACCTCGTGCTCACGAGCGGCGGGGTCAGCGCGGGTGCCTACGAGGTCGTCCGCGACGCCTTCGAGGGTGCCGGCGTCACGTTCGGTCCGGTCGCCATGCAACCGGGCGGGCCGCAGGGCTGGGGGACGATCCGCGTGCACGACCGAGAGCTGCCCGTCGTCTGCTTCCCCGGCAACCCCGTCAGCTCGCTCGTGTCGTTCGAGGCCTTCCTGCGCCCCGCCCTGCAGGGCGTCACCGGCGTCGGCCTGCCCCGACGGCGATGGACCGTGCCGATGGCGCACCCCGTGGACTCGCCGGTCGGCAAGCACCAGCTGCGTCGCGGCCGGGTCGACGTCGACGGGCGCGCCCACCTCGTCGGCGGGCCGAGCTCGCACCTGCTCGCCGCCCACGCCGAGGCCACCGTGCTCGTCTCGATCCCCGTCGGGGTCGACCGCGTCGACGCGGACGACCGGGTCGAGGTCTGGGCGCTCGACGACCCCGCCCCCCACGAGAAGGCCGACCGATGACCCCGACCCCGCCCGACGTGCCGCCGACCGACGCCCCGACCGACGCCCCGCTCTCGCACGTGCGCGAGGACGGCACCGCGCACATGGTCGACGTGACCGGCAAGTCCGAGACGAAGCGGATCGCCACCGCCCAGGCCGTGCTGACCACCCGGCCCGACGTCGTCGCGCGACTGGTCGACGGATCGCTGCCCAAGGGCGAGGCCCTCGGCACCGCCCGCATCGCCGGCATCCTGGCGGCCAAGCAGACGCCGACGCTCATCCCGCTGTGCCACCCGCTGCCGCTCGGCGCGATCACCGTCGACTTCGAGACCACGGAGGCGCAGGTCACCGTGATCGCCCGCGTCTCGACCCGGGGCGTCACCGGGGTCGAGATGGAGGCCCTGACCGCCGCGTCCGTCGCGGCCCTGACCCTCTTCGACATGATCAAGGCGGTCGACGCGCTCGCCGTGATCGGCGAGATCAAGGTGCTCGACAAGCAGGGCGGCAAGTCGGGGGACTGGTCGCGATGAGCGGCGCCCCGCACGAGACGGCCGACGTGACCGCGCCCGGCGTGACCGCGCCCGGCGTGACCGCGCCCGGCGTGACCGCGCCCGACGAGACCGCGCGCCGTCGGGCCGTCGTCGTCGTGGCGTCCACCCGGGCCGCCGCCGGCACCGCCGACGACACGACCGGGCCGGTCATCCGCGACTGGTTCGTCGCGCGGGGGTGGCTGGTCGAGGGGCCCGTCGTCGTGGCCGACGGCGAACCGGTCGGCGCGGTGCTCGAGGCCGCCCTCGAGTGGGGCGTCGACGCCGTCGTCACCACCGGCGGCACCGGGGTGTCGCCGACCGACGCGACGCCCGAGATGACCCTGCCGCTGCTCGACCGCGAACTGCCCGGCATCGCCGAAGAACTCCGGCGCAGGGGTGCGGCCTCGACGCCCCTGGCCGTCCTCTCCCGGGGGCTCGCGGGCGTGGCCGGCGGCACCTTCGTCGTCAACCTGCCCGGCTCGCGCGGCGGGGTGCGCGACGGGCTCGCGGTCCTCGAGGACGTCCTCGACCACGTGGTCGACCAGTTGCACGGGGTCGACCACGCCCAGAACCGCCATCCCAGTCCCGAGGGGGCCGCATGACCACCGACGATCCGACCCTCCTGCCCGGCGGCGCCTCCGCCGGGGCGCCCGCCGCGCCTCCCGCCTCCGAGCGCGTGCTGCTCGCCCGCGTCGTCGACGTGACCGTGTCGGTGGCCGAGTGCTCCGCGCTCGTGACGAGCCGCGCCTCCGGGGCGGTCGTGACGTTCGAGGGCGTCGTCCGCGACCACGACGAGGGGCGGGGGGTCGAGGCGCTGCACTACGAGGCGCATCCGACGGCGACCGAGGTGATCCACGAGGTCGCGGTCGCCGTGGCCGAGGCGCACCCCGAGGTCGCGATCGCGGTCGAGCACCGCTACGGCGACCTCGTCGTGGGCGACGTCGCGCTGGCCTGCGCGGTGGCGTCGGCCCACCGCGCCGAGGCGTTCGCGGCCTGCGCCGCGCTCGTCGACGAGGTCAAGGCCCGCACCCCGATCTGGAAGCGCCAGGAGTTCACCGACGGCTCGGACGAGTGGGTGGCGTCGCTGGGCTGACCCCGGTCGCGCACCGTCGAGTCGGCCGCCCGGCCCGGGCCGTCTACGCTTCTGTGGTGGCTCATCTACTCGGCGCAGAAAACCTCCGTCTCGAATTCCCGACCAAGGTCGTCCTCGACGGGGTGACCCTCGGCATCGACGAGGGCTCCCGCATCGGTGTCGTCGGCCGCAACGGTGACGGCAAGTCGACGCTCATGTCGGTGCTCGCGGGTCGGCTCGAACCCGACGACGGTCGTGTCACGACCCGTCGCGGCCTGACCATCGGCATGCTCGACCAGCGCGACGTCCTGCCCGAGGGCGCCACGGTCGGCAGCCTGATCGTCGGCGACCGCGACGAGCACGAATGGGCCGGCGACGCGCGCATCCGCGACGTCATCTCGGGCCTCGCCACCGACATCCCGTGGGAGGCGCGGGTCGAGGACCTCTCCGGAGGTCAGCGTCGACGCGTGGCCCTCGCGACCCTGCTCGTCGGCGACTGGGACGTCCTGTTCCTCGACGAGCCCACCAACCACCTCGACGTCGAGGGCGTCGCCTGGCTGGCGCAGCACCTCTCGCGTCGCTGGTCGACGAATTCGGGCGCCCTCGTGGTCGTGACCCACGACCGGTGGTTCCTCGACGAGGTCTCGACCGACACCTGGGAGGTCCACGACGGCATCGTCGAACCCTTCGAGGGCGGCTACGCGGCCTACGTGCTCCAGCGCGTCGAGCGGGACCGCATGGCGTCCGCCTCCGAGGCCAAGCGCCAGAACCTCATGCGCAAAGAGCTCGCCTGGCTCCGTCGCGGGGCCCCGGCGCGCTCGACCAAGCCCAAGTTCCGCATCGACGCGGCCAACGAACTGATCGCCGACGAGCCGCCCGTGCGTGACGCCGTCCAGCTGTCGCAGATGGCGACCGCTCGCCTCGGCAAGGACGTCGTCGACCTCGTCGAGGTCGGCGTCTCGTTCGGCGACAAGCGCGTGCTGCAGGACGTCGAGTGGCGCATCGCGCCGGGGGAGCGCACCGGCGTGCTCGGCGTGAACGGCGCCGGCAAGTCGACGCTGCTGAAGGTCGTCACCGGGGCCATCGCCCCCACCGAGGGGCGCGTCAAACAGGGCAAGACGGTCAAGTTCGCGATCCTCGACCAGCAGCTCGCCGACCTCCACGAGGTCGCGCACGAGCGGGTGAACGACGTCATCGGCCGGCAGCGCACCTCGTACGTCACCGGGGGCAAAGAGATGACGCCCGGGCAGCTGCTCGAGCGCCTCGGCTTCACCAGCGCTCAGCTGCAGACCCCCATCAAAGACCTGTCCGGTGGCCAGAAGCGCCGCCTGCAGTTCCTGTTGATCCTGCTGAACGAGCCGAACGTGCTCATCCTCGACGAGCCCACCAACGACCTCGACACCGACATGCTCGCCGCGATGGAGGACCTGCTCGACGGTTGGCCCGGCACCCTGCTCGTCGTCTCGCACGACCGGTACCTGCTCGAGCGCGTCACCGACCAGCAGTACGCCGTGCTCGAGGGCCGCTTCCGGCACCTGCCCGGGGGCGTCGACCAGTACCTGCAGCTGCGTCGCGAGGCGACCCAGAACCAAGGAGGCGCGACCGACCGCCCGACGGCCGTCCAGGGGGCCTCGGCATCGGTCGCGGCCTCGGCCGCCGCCTCGGGCCTGTCGGGAGCCGAGAAGCGCAACGCCGAGAAAGAGCTCGGATCGATCGACCGCAAGCTCGCGAAGGCCTCGGGCGAGCGAGAGACCCTGCTGGCCCAGTTCGCCTCCTTCGACCAGTCCGACTTCGACGGCCTGGCCGCGTTGCAGGCGAAGCTGACGGCGCTCGACCACAAGACGGGCGAGCTCGAGGTGCGCTGGCTCGAGCTGAGCGAGTTGCTGGCGTAGCGAGCGAGCGAGCGAGCGGGCGAGCGGGCTGGCGTGCTCCGCAGGTCGCCCCGACTCAGTCGCCGAGCGTGAGGCTCAGCGTCCGCAGCAGGTCGGTCAGGCGGCGGCGGTCGTCGTCGCTGAGGTCGCTGAGCAGGGTGCCCTCGGCCGTGACGAGACGTTCGATCGCGGCGTCGACCGCGCGCCGTCCGTCGCCCGTCATCGTGACCAGGATGCCCCGGCCGTCGTTCGGGTCGGTGCGGCGTTCGACCAGGCCGCGGGCCACGAGCCGGTCGATGCGGTTGGTCATCGCGCCGCTCGAGACGAGGGTCTGCTGCAGCAGCGTCTTGGGGCTCAGCTGGTAGGGGGCACCGGCCCGACGCAGCGCCGAGAGCACGTCGAACTCCCACGACTCGAGGTCGCTGGCGGTGAACGCCTCGCGACGGGCGCGATCGAGGTGCTTCGACAGCCGCCCGACGCGCGAGAGCACCTGGAGCGGCGCGAAGTCGAGGTCGGGTCGCTCGTGGCGCCACGCCTCGACAATGCGGTCGACCTCGTCCTGCTCGGGCATCAGCCCATCATGCCCGAGGCCGTCGTCGGGTGCGGGAGGCGCGGTGCGGCCCGGCGGGCCCGTCGCCCCGCGCGGGCACCTCGGTCGAGTCGTGGTCTGGCAGAATGGACCGGCGCGCACGCGCGGTCCGCCATGGTGTAACGGCAGCACGACAGCCTTTGGAGCTGTTAGGTCTAGGTTCGAATCCTGGTGGCGGAGCCCCGAGCGTCGCAGGTCGCGGTCGGCTCGTCGGGTCCGTCCCGCCCCGACCGCGGGCGCCCTGGCGTCCATCCGACGACGAGGACTCCTGCCATGTCGAAGACCGATCCCACGCCATCCCTCGTCCGGGCCGTCCTGCTCGGCGTCCTCAGCGGGTCGCGCTCGGCGACGCCGCTCGCCGTCCTGGCCCTGAACCACGACGCCCAGGAGGCGCGGGGCCCCTGGCAGCGCTGGCGCCTGTTCCGCTCACCCCTCGGCCGCGGTGCCCTGGTGGCCGCGGGCCTCGGTGAGCTCGTCGGCGACAAGCTGCCGGCCACGCCGAGCCGGGTCGGTGCCGGCCCGCTGTTCGGTCGCGCGGTCTCCGGCGCCGTCGCGGGGATCGCGATGGCCGGCACCGGCCGTCGCGGCACCCCCGTGGCCGCAGCGCTCGCCGGGGCGTCCGGCGCCCTCGTCGGCAGCTGGCTCTTCTACCGGGCACGGAAGGCCGTCGTCGACGGGACCGGGTTGCCCGACGTCGCCGTCGCGCTCGTCGAGGACGCCGTCGCGGTCTCGGGCTCGGTCGCCGTCGTCCGCTCCCGCTGACTCCTCACCACCGCGTCTCGGCGTCGGCGGCGTCCCCACGCCGGGCGGGTGACCCGTGGTCGGGCGGCCTCCCGTGGGAGGATCGGCGGTGATCACGCGCCACCCCTCACCAAGGAGCACCATGCCCGAACGTCAGCTCGCCGTCGTCGTCCTCGCCGCAGGGCAGGGCACCCGCATGAAGTCCTCGACCCCGAAGGTCCTGCACCGCCTGGCGGGGCTGCCGCTGATCCAGCACGTGCTCGAGAGCGCCGGCGCGCTCCGGCCCGACCACCTCGTCGCCGTGGTGCGGCACGAGCGCGACCTGGTCGTCGCGAGCGTGCTCGACACCGCCCCGCACGCGCTCGTCGTCGATCAGGACGACGTGCCCGGCACCGGTCGAGCCGTCGAACAAGCGGTGGAGGCGCTGCCCGCCGAGTTCACCGGCGACGTCGTGGTCGTCAGCGCCGACGTGCCCTTCCTCGACCACGCGACGCTCACCGCCCTGCTCGACCAGCACCGTGCCGCCTCCGCCTCGGCGACGCTGCTGAGTGCCGTGCTGCCCGACGCCACCGGCTACGGGCGGGTCGTCCGCCGCGAGTCGGGCGACGTCGACCGCATCGTCGAGCACAAGGACGCCACCGACGACGAGCGGGCCGTGCGCGAGATCAACTCGGGCACCTACGTCTTCACCGTCGCCGCCCTGCGCACCCACCTGCCCCGCATCGGGTCGGCCAACGCGCAGAACGAGAAGTACGTCACCGACATGGTCGGCCTGCTCACCGGTGCCGGCGAGGTCGTCGCCGCACGGGCGATCGACGAGACGTGGCGCCTCGAGGGCATCAACGACCGCGTGCAGCTCGCCGCCGCGGCCCGTCGGCTGAACGACCGCATCGTCGAGCACTGGCAGCGCGAAGGCGTCTCGATCGTCGACCCGCAGACCACCTGGATCGACCGCGACGTCTCCCTCAGCCCCGACGTCGAACTGCTGCCGGGCACCCAGCTCCGCGGCGCGACCTACATCGCCCCGGGCGCGGTCGTCGGCCCCGACACCACCCTCGTCGACACCGAGGTGGGCGAGGGGGCGACCGTCAAGCGCACGGACGCGACGCTCGCCGTCATCGGTGCCCGCGCCTCCGTCGGGCCGTTCGCGTACCTGCGTCCCAACACGCTCCTGTCCGCCGACGGCAAGATCGGCACCTTCGTCGAGACCAAGAACGTGCAGATCGGCGCCGGGTCGAAGGTGCCGCACCTCAGCTACGTGGGCGACACCGAGGTGGGCGAGGGGTCGAACATCGGCGCCGGCACCATCACGGCCAACTACGACGGCGTGGACAAGCACCGCACCGAGGTCGGGTCGCACGTCCGCACCGGGTCGCACAACGTCTTCGTCGCCCCCGTTAGGATTGGCGACGGAGCGTACACAGGCGCCGGAACGATCGTCCGCAAAGACGTGCCGGCCGGTGCCCTGGCCTTGAGCATCGCTCCACAGCGCAATGCGAGCGGATGGGTCGAGGCGAACCGCCCCGGCTCGGCGGCTGCCGAGGCCGCCGCTCGCGCCGAACGAACGACCGACTGAACCCGGTCGGGTTGGCCCCTCGGGGCCGGAGAGCGAGTGACGTGTCCGGAATCAAGATCACCGGCGAGAACCGACTCGTTCTGATCTCGGGGCGTGCGCACCCCGAACTGGCCAACCAGATCGCCGCCGAGCTCGGCAGCGAGCTGATCCCGACCGACGCCCGCACCTTCGCCAACGGCGAGCTCTACGCCCGCTTCGACGAGAGCGTCCGTGGCTCGGACGCCTTCGTCATCCAGTCCCACTCGGCGCCGATCAACGAGTGGCTGATGGAACAGCTGATCATGGTCGACGCCCTGAAGCGGGCCTCGGCGAAGCGCATCACCGTCGTGGCGCCGTTCTACCCGTACGCCCGGCAAGACAAGAAGGGCCGGGGTCGCGAGCCGATCTCCGCCCGGCTCGTCGCCGACCTCTTCAAGGCGGCCGGAGCGCACCGCATCATGAGCGTCGACCTGCACGCCCCGCAGATCCAGGGCTTCTTCGACGGCCCGGTCGACCACCTCTTCGCCATGCCCGTGCTGCTCGAGCACTTCCGCGCCAAGCTCGACAACACCACCCTGACGGTGGTCTCGCCCGACATGGGCCGCGTTCGCGTCGCCGACATCTGGAGCGAGAAGCTCGACGCCCCCCTCGCGATCATCCACAAGCGCCGTGACCCGTTGGTGCCGAACCAGGTCACCGTCCACGAGATCGTCGGCGACGTCTCGGGTCGCGTGTGCCTGCTGGTCGACGACCTGATCGACACCGGTCGCACCATCGTCAAGGCCGCCGAGGCGCTCAAGGCC
It encodes the following:
- a CDS encoding MTAP family purine nucleoside phosphorylase, giving the protein MTDPATEPDVPQPTRASSGPPPVDVAVIGGSGLYSLFAEGEATRHVVETPYGPTSSEVTIGELGGKRVAFLTRHGAGHAVAPHLIDYRANVWALASLGAKAIVSSSAVGGVSPDVAPGTMVVTDQFIDRTWGRRDTFFDVEGQVQHLIAADPFDPVLRAAAIAALEAQGEPFSPTGTCVVIQGPRFSTRAESLWFRAAGAHTVNMTMYPEIPLTLELGMGAVNLSYVTDSDAGLAPAEGDAPDADAVSASLVFERLAAAQPRIVAAIESIVAAMPDDYSPRELMPPGAVAEVLARPVSDRKAAR
- the glp gene encoding gephyrin-like molybdotransferase Glp, with the protein product MRTIETHLAEVTAVVEAAVRARPVDALVVSPEALASRSDRYRDRVLAADVVAPIDLPPFANSQMDGYAVSTAGLDPDAPTSLRVAARIPAGRAAPDLVSGAAAPIMTGAAVPAGADAIVPIEKVSPDAFPPVGVEAVVEVPSGVAAGAFVRAAGSDVAAGSVLFAAGTRLTPARWGVLAASGIDAVEVRSRPRLLLVSTGEELAAPGAPLGPGQIHDANGVALAAALAEVGVVVTSARVTDDAAALLAVVARHADEVDLVLTSGGVSAGAYEVVRDAFEGAGVTFGPVAMQPGGPQGWGTIRVHDRELPVVCFPGNPVSSLVSFEAFLRPALQGVTGVGLPRRRWTVPMAHPVDSPVGKHQLRRGRVDVDGRAHLVGGPSSHLLAAHAEATVLVSIPVGVDRVDADDRVEVWALDDPAPHEKADR
- the moaC gene encoding cyclic pyranopterin monophosphate synthase MoaC; the protein is MTPTPPDVPPTDAPTDAPLSHVREDGTAHMVDVTGKSETKRIATAQAVLTTRPDVVARLVDGSLPKGEALGTARIAGILAAKQTPTLIPLCHPLPLGAITVDFETTEAQVTVIARVSTRGVTGVEMEALTAASVAALTLFDMIKAVDALAVIGEIKVLDKQGGKSGDWSR
- a CDS encoding MogA/MoaB family molybdenum cofactor biosynthesis protein, whose product is MSGAPHETADVTAPGVTAPGVTAPGVTAPDETARRRAVVVVASTRAAAGTADDTTGPVIRDWFVARGWLVEGPVVVADGEPVGAVLEAALEWGVDAVVTTGGTGVSPTDATPEMTLPLLDRELPGIAEELRRRGAASTPLAVLSRGLAGVAGGTFVVNLPGSRGGVRDGLAVLEDVLDHVVDQLHGVDHAQNRHPSPEGAA
- a CDS encoding molybdenum cofactor biosynthesis protein MoaE: MTTDDPTLLPGGASAGAPAAPPASERVLLARVVDVTVSVAECSALVTSRASGAVVTFEGVVRDHDEGRGVEALHYEAHPTATEVIHEVAVAVAEAHPEVAIAVEHRYGDLVVGDVALACAVASAHRAEAFAACAALVDEVKARTPIWKRQEFTDGSDEWVASLG
- a CDS encoding ABC-F family ATP-binding cassette domain-containing protein, with the translated sequence MAQHLSRRWSTNSGALVVVTHDRWFLDEVSTDTWEVHDGIVEPFEGGYAAYVLQRVERDRMASASEAKRQNLMRKELAWLRRGAPARSTKPKFRIDAANELIADEPPVRDAVQLSQMATARLGKDVVDLVEVGVSFGDKRVLQDVEWRIAPGERTGVLGVNGAGKSTLLKVVTGAIAPTEGRVKQGKTVKFAILDQQLADLHEVAHERVNDVIGRQRTSYVTGGKEMTPGQLLERLGFTSAQLQTPIKDLSGGQKRRLQFLLILLNEPNVLILDEPTNDLDTDMLAAMEDLLDGWPGTLLVVSHDRYLLERVTDQQYAVLEGRFRHLPGGVDQYLQLRREATQNQGGATDRPTAVQGASASVAASAAASGLSGAEKRNAEKELGSIDRKLAKASGERETLLAQFASFDQSDFDGLAALQAKLTALDHKTGELEVRWLELSELLA
- a CDS encoding MarR family winged helix-turn-helix transcriptional regulator, whose protein sequence is MPEQDEVDRIVEAWRHERPDLDFAPLQVLSRVGRLSKHLDRARREAFTASDLESWEFDVLSALRRAGAPYQLSPKTLLQQTLVSSGAMTNRIDRLVARGLVERRTDPNDGRGILVTMTGDGRRAVDAAIERLVTAEGTLLSDLSDDDRRRLTDLLRTLSLTLGD
- a CDS encoding DUF4126 family protein: MSKTDPTPSLVRAVLLGVLSGSRSATPLAVLALNHDAQEARGPWQRWRLFRSPLGRGALVAAGLGELVGDKLPATPSRVGAGPLFGRAVSGAVAGIAMAGTGRRGTPVAAALAGASGALVGSWLFYRARKAVVDGTGLPDVAVALVEDAVAVSGSVAVVRSR
- the glmU gene encoding bifunctional UDP-N-acetylglucosamine diphosphorylase/glucosamine-1-phosphate N-acetyltransferase GlmU, which produces MPERQLAVVVLAAGQGTRMKSSTPKVLHRLAGLPLIQHVLESAGALRPDHLVAVVRHERDLVVASVLDTAPHALVVDQDDVPGTGRAVEQAVEALPAEFTGDVVVVSADVPFLDHATLTALLDQHRAASASATLLSAVLPDATGYGRVVRRESGDVDRIVEHKDATDDERAVREINSGTYVFTVAALRTHLPRIGSANAQNEKYVTDMVGLLTGAGEVVAARAIDETWRLEGINDRVQLAAAARRLNDRIVEHWQREGVSIVDPQTTWIDRDVSLSPDVELLPGTQLRGATYIAPGAVVGPDTTLVDTEVGEGATVKRTDATLAVIGARASVGPFAYLRPNTLLSADGKIGTFVETKNVQIGAGSKVPHLSYVGDTEVGEGSNIGAGTITANYDGVDKHRTEVGSHVRTGSHNVFVAPVRIGDGAYTGAGTIVRKDVPAGALALSIAPQRNASGWVEANRPGSAAAEAAARAERTTD
- a CDS encoding ribose-phosphate diphosphokinase, giving the protein MSGIKITGENRLVLISGRAHPELANQIAAELGSELIPTDARTFANGELYARFDESVRGSDAFVIQSHSAPINEWLMEQLIMVDALKRASAKRITVVAPFYPYARQDKKGRGREPISARLVADLFKAAGAHRIMSVDLHAPQIQGFFDGPVDHLFAMPVLLEHFRAKLDNTTLTVVSPDMGRVRVADIWSEKLDAPLAIIHKRRDPLVPNQVTVHEIVGDVSGRVCLLVDDLIDTGRTIVKAAEALKANGAIGVVVAATHAVFSDPAPEILNSEFIDSVVVTDTLPLTEHQKFDKLEILPIAPLIARAIHEVFDNGSVTSMFDGAA